In Patescibacteria group bacterium, one genomic interval encodes:
- the recO gene encoding DNA repair protein RecO, giving the protein MSHHLYQTECIVLGSRNIGESNRLFFLLTKDLGLVVGSAQGIRELKGKLRYSLQDFRYIRVELVRGKEMWRITNAAHLSDFHTLLGDKEKTALVARVSLLIQRLIHGEARDLTLFNVLYEFLKFLEKEELGTEELHSVEVLVNLKVLHLLGYGSEREIFRPFYLLPPSKDLLSHMAPVKKMALSEINRALQESHL; this is encoded by the coding sequence ATGTCTCATCACCTCTACCAAACCGAATGTATCGTACTTGGGAGTCGTAATATCGGCGAATCCAATCGCTTATTCTTCCTGTTAACGAAAGATCTCGGACTCGTGGTTGGGAGCGCGCAGGGGATCAGGGAACTGAAGGGGAAGCTCCGCTACAGTTTGCAGGACTTCAGATACATCAGAGTGGAGCTCGTGCGAGGGAAAGAGATGTGGCGCATCACGAACGCGGCACACCTCTCTGACTTCCACACACTACTTGGCGACAAGGAGAAAACCGCGCTCGTAGCGCGCGTCTCTCTACTCATACAGCGTCTTATCCATGGCGAAGCGAGAGACCTCACGTTGTTTAACGTTTTATATGAGTTCCTCAAGTTCTTGGAAAAGGAAGAACTTGGTACGGAAGAGTTGCACAGTGTAGAGGTGCTCGTGAACCTCAAGGTATTGCACTTGCTCGGATATGGGAGCGAACGGGAGATATTCCGGCCGTTTTACCTGTTACCACCAAGCAAAGACTTACTCAGCCACATGGCGCCTGTCAAAAAAATGGCACTTTCCGAAATAAACAGAGCACTCCAGGAAAGTCATCTGTAG